Genomic DNA from Halomonas sp. BDJS001:
GTGTCACTGACGCTTTGGCAACAGTGCCTGGACAACCTGCAGGATGAGCTGAATTCACAACAGTTCAATACCTGGATACGCCCGCTGCAGGCAGAAGAAGGAGAGTCCAACGAGCTGCGCTTATTGGCGCCGAACCGCTTCGTGCGCGATTGGGTGAGCGATAAGTATGCCAAGCGGATTAGTGAGCTGATGCGGGAACTCGCACCAGCCAAACCGCCCAAGGTAAGCTTGACGGTGGGCAGTCGGCGCTTGGCAACCCAGGCCCCTCAGCATCGTGATTTAGGTAATCCTGTATCGGCTTCATCTTCGCGACCGTCATCGCCAGCGGTACATACGCCACCCCGTGGCGATATTGCCGATGAGCGCGAAATCGACAGGTTGCGTGATGAAGCGCCGAGCCGGCGCAATAATGAACGTCAGGTGCAGGTGGAAGGCAGCCTGAAACATGGCAGCGGGCTTAATCCGAATTTTACTTTCGATACGTTTGTAGAAGGTAAGTCGAACCAATTAGCTCGTGCGGCCTCTCGACAGGTGTCTGAAAACCCCGGTGGTGCTTATAATCCCTTATTTTTATACGGCGGTGTCGGCCTGGGTAAAACCCACTTGATGCATGCAGTGGGAAATGCTTTGGCAACTCGGCGTGAAAACGCCCGGGTGGTGTACCTGCACTCCGAGCGGTTTGTCGCTGATATGGTGAAAGCGCTCCAGCTTAACGCCATCAATGACTTTAAACGCTTTTACCGCAGTGTTGATGCGTTACTTATCGATGACATTCAATTTTTTGCGGGAAAAGAGCGCTCTCAAGAAGAGTTTTTTCATACCTTCAATGCGCTATTAGAAGGTGGTCAGCAAATGATCCTGACCTCTGATCGTTATCCTAAAGAGATCAGTGGAGTAGAGGAGCGCCTTAAATCTCGCTTTGGTTGGGGTCTTACGGTCGCGATAGAGCCCCCAGAGCTTGAAACCCGGGTGGCTATCTTGATGAAAAAGGCCGACCAAGCTAAGGTCGATTTACCTCATGATGCGGCTTTCTTTATTGCCCAGAAAATTCGTTCCAACGTGCGCGAATTGGAAGGGGCATTGAAAAAAGTCATTGCTGATTCGCATTTCATGGGTAAAACGATTACCCAAGACTTTATTCGAGAGTCCCTGAAAGACCTGTTAGCCCTTCAGGATAAGCAGGTAGGGGTTGATAATATTCAGCGTACGGTTGCCGAATATTACAAAATTAAAGTGGCGGATCTGCTTTCCAAGCGTCGTTCACGCTCAGTTGCTCGCCCTCGTCAGGTGGCGATGGCGCTTGCTAAGGAGCTCACCAATCACAGCTTGCCTGAGATTGGCGATGCCTTTGGTGGGCGTGACCACACAACGGTGTTGCACGCTTGCCGAAAAGTGAAATCATTGCAGGAAGAGAGCGCGGATATTCGTGAGGATTACAAGAATTTACTGCGCCTGTTGACCAGTTAATCACCCATGGGACGGGCCTGTTACGCGCAGGTCTTTCAGGTTATAGAACCGGAGTATTGATGAAATTTTCGATTTCCCGAGAGGCGCTGCTACGTCCGCTGACTCTGGTCGCTGGTGTTGTTGAGCGCCGTCAAACGCTGCCAGTACTGTCTAATGTGCTGATTCAGGTTGAGGGTGACCAAGTGTCGCTCACCGGCACTGATTTAGAAGTTGAGCTCGTTGGTCGCACGGTGGCAAGCCAGGTCGATCAGGCAGGTTCGGCGACAGTGCCCGCGCGTAAGTTGATGGATATTTGTAAATCACTACCCGATCAGTCGGACATTCAGCTAGGTGTGGAAGAGGGGCGTGCGGTACTTCGCAGTGGTCGTTCGCGTTTTACACTTTCGACTCTCCCAGTAGCTGAATTTCCCAATATTGAGGATGCAGACGGTAGTCAGGAGATTAGTGTTCCACGTGGCACCTTAAAGCACCTGATCGAAGCTACCTCGTTTGCTATGGCGCAGCAGGATGTGCGTTATTACCTCAACGGTATGCTACTGGAAATTCAAAGTAATTTACTACGCACGGTTGCCACTGACGGGCACCGTCTGGCGATGTGTTCGCGCCCAATCGAAGTCTCTGTTAGCCAGTCTCAAAAGCTGATTGTGCCGCGCAAGGGCATTTTAGAGCTATCACGCCTGTTAGATGATAGCGATGAGCCTGTCAGTTTAACGCTTGGCTCCAGCCATGTGCGTGCTCATACCGGTGACTTTACTTTCACCTCCAAGTTAATTGACGGTAAATTTCCTGACTATGAGCGCGTCGTTCCACGTAATGGCGATAAGGTATTGATTGCAGAGCGTGCCGAGCTGCGTCAGGTGCTTTCGCGTACTGCCATTCTCTCTAATGAGAAGTACCGCGGTGTGCGTCTTTATCTTGAGGAGAATAACCTCAAAGTGATGGCTAACAACCCGGAGCAAGAAGAGGCCGAGGAGAATATCGCCGTCGAGTATAACGGTGGGGCGATGGAAGTTGGTTTTAACGTTGGCTATTTGGTTGATGTGTTAACCGTACTTAATGAAGATCGCGTACAAATTACTCTGGCTGACCCCAACAGCAGTGCTTTGTTGGAAGAGCCCGGCGGTGGCGATGCGCTTTATGTTGTTATGCCTATGCGCCTGTAAACGGTTTTGTATAGAGGCATGACAATCGATACGGCAGCCATGTTAGCGGCGCTTCTGGTAGCAGAAGCGCCGCTAACGCGTTTGAATACTCGCTTTCGAGGACTTTTTAAGTGGTGATAATAGGATGAGCCTGACACTGCTTAATTTTCACGCTGTGCGCAACCTGCAACCTGTTGAGATGACGCCCTCTTCGCGGGTCAATGTTATTAGTGGTGCCAATGGAAGCGGAAAAACCAGCCTATTGGAAGGTATCCATATCCTAGGAATGGGGCGCTCTTTTCGCACGCGCCAGTTAAAACACGTGATCCAAATGGATCAGCCGTATATGACGCTGTATGGGCGTTTAAGTGGTGAGCCTGAGGTTACCCTTGGCGTACGCCGGTTACGTGCGCAGAGGGAGCTTGAGCTGCGTTTGAAAGGTGACAAGCACGCTCGGTTGGCGGAGCTGGTAGAGGCGATGCCACTTCAGTTAATTAACCCGGATGCTTTTCGATTGCTTGAAGGTTCTCCCGCCGGTCGGCGTGAGTTTCTTGACTGGGGTGTGTTTCACGTGAAACACGATTTTTTAGCAATCTGGAAGCATACCCGGCGTGCGTTGAAACATCGGAATGCGCTGCTCAGGCGTGGTAGAATACATCCTCAGGAAATGGCGGTGTGGGAGCATGAGCTAGCCGTTTGGGGCGAGCAGATGGATACGCTACGTCGAGATTGGTTCAGCAACTTTTTACCGGTCTTTGAAGAGACCCTTAAAGTGCTACTTCCCTTGCCGGGTTTGTCGCTCCATTACGCCAGAGGTTGGGACAAAGAGAGATCTCTTGCGGCGGTGTTACATGATAGTCGGCCAACCGATCAGCAGATGGGGTTTACTCAGCAAGGGCCACAGCGCGCAGACTTACGCATCAGGATAAATAAACAGCCTGCTGTTGAAGTGCTTTCCAGAGGCCAGCAAAAGTTAGTGGTGAGTGCGTTAAAGCTCGCCCAGGGGCGGTTTCTGGAAAGAACAGCACAGCGGCACTGTATTTATCTTATCGATGATTTGCCAGCAGAGCTTGACGAGCAGAATAGGCAACAGTTTTGTGAGCTACTCGAAGATATGCAGTGCCAAGCATTTATTACCAGTGTCGAACCTTCTGCATTAAAAAATGCCTGGCGAACTGGAACCCCTGTAGGAATGTTTCACGTGAAACATACCAAAGAGGGGCTCAGTGAGTTGTTAAGCGATAGCTAGTTGTAGGCCGCTAAACGTGTGGTCAAGCAAGCTGCCGCGGTATAATGCCAGCGCAGTAAGGGGTAGGCGATACGGGATGAGGCAGACTTCACGACGGAGTGGTCAATGAGCGAGCAGGCTTACGATTCATCAAGCATTAAGGTGCTCAAGGGACTGGACGCGGTGCGTAAGCGGCCAGGTATGTATATTGGTGACACCGACGACGGTACCGGGCTGCACCACATGGTCTTCGAATTGGTGGATAACTCCATCGACGAGGCGTTGGCTGGGCATTGCAGCGAAATTCGCGTTGTCATTCACCCGGATGAGTCGGTCACCGTTAGCGATAACGGCCGTGGCGTACCTACCGAACTGCATGAAGGGGAGGGGGTTTCTGCTGCTGAAGTTATCATGACGGTTCTGCACGCCGGCGGTAAATTCGATGATAACTCCTATAAGGTTTCCGGTGGCTTACACGGTGTAGGCGTTTCCGTTGTCAACGCGCTATCTGCAGAGCTGCGCTTGACGATTTGGCGCCAAGGTGAAGTGTTTGAGCAAATGTATCATCATGGTGTCCCACAGGCACCATTAGCAGTTGTAGGCAAAACCGAAAAAAGCGGTACGCGTGTTCATTTTCGTCCATCTGCAGAAACGTTTGGCAATATCGAGTTTCATTTTGATATTTTAGCTAAACGGCTGCGTGAGCTCTCTTTCTTGAACTCTGGCGTGGCCATTCGATTGATGGATGAGCGCAGCGGTAAAGAGGAGCTGTTCCATTACGAAGGCGGTTTAAGAGCCTTTGTTGATCATCTCAATACGAACAAGAGCGTAATTAACCCTGTGTTCCACTTTAACGCTGTTCGAGATGATGGCGTTGAGGTTGAGGTGGCCATGCAGTGGAGCGAAGCCTTCACTGAAAATATTTTCTGCTACACCAATAATATTCCACAGCGAGATGGTGGCGCCCACTTGGCGGGTTTTCGTGCTGGCCTTACCCGTACGCTCAACAACTATATTGAAGCGGAAAACCTGCTCAAAAAAGCCAAGG
This window encodes:
- the recF gene encoding DNA replication/repair protein RecF (All proteins in this family for which functions are known are DNA-binding proteins that assist the filamentation of RecA onto DNA for the initiation of recombination or recombinational repair.) — translated: MSLTLLNFHAVRNLQPVEMTPSSRVNVISGANGSGKTSLLEGIHILGMGRSFRTRQLKHVIQMDQPYMTLYGRLSGEPEVTLGVRRLRAQRELELRLKGDKHARLAELVEAMPLQLINPDAFRLLEGSPAGRREFLDWGVFHVKHDFLAIWKHTRRALKHRNALLRRGRIHPQEMAVWEHELAVWGEQMDTLRRDWFSNFLPVFEETLKVLLPLPGLSLHYARGWDKERSLAAVLHDSRPTDQQMGFTQQGPQRADLRIRINKQPAVEVLSRGQQKLVVSALKLAQGRFLERTAQRHCIYLIDDLPAELDEQNRQQFCELLEDMQCQAFITSVEPSALKNAWRTGTPVGMFHVKHTKEGLSELLSDS
- the dnaA gene encoding chromosomal replication initiator protein DnaA — translated: MSLTLWQQCLDNLQDELNSQQFNTWIRPLQAEEGESNELRLLAPNRFVRDWVSDKYAKRISELMRELAPAKPPKVSLTVGSRRLATQAPQHRDLGNPVSASSSRPSSPAVHTPPRGDIADEREIDRLRDEAPSRRNNERQVQVEGSLKHGSGLNPNFTFDTFVEGKSNQLARAASRQVSENPGGAYNPLFLYGGVGLGKTHLMHAVGNALATRRENARVVYLHSERFVADMVKALQLNAINDFKRFYRSVDALLIDDIQFFAGKERSQEEFFHTFNALLEGGQQMILTSDRYPKEISGVEERLKSRFGWGLTVAIEPPELETRVAILMKKADQAKVDLPHDAAFFIAQKIRSNVRELEGALKKVIADSHFMGKTITQDFIRESLKDLLALQDKQVGVDNIQRTVAEYYKIKVADLLSKRRSRSVARPRQVAMALAKELTNHSLPEIGDAFGGRDHTTVLHACRKVKSLQEESADIREDYKNLLRLLTS
- the dnaN gene encoding DNA polymerase III subunit beta; protein product: MKFSISREALLRPLTLVAGVVERRQTLPVLSNVLIQVEGDQVSLTGTDLEVELVGRTVASQVDQAGSATVPARKLMDICKSLPDQSDIQLGVEEGRAVLRSGRSRFTLSTLPVAEFPNIEDADGSQEISVPRGTLKHLIEATSFAMAQQDVRYYLNGMLLEIQSNLLRTVATDGHRLAMCSRPIEVSVSQSQKLIVPRKGILELSRLLDDSDEPVSLTLGSSHVRAHTGDFTFTSKLIDGKFPDYERVVPRNGDKVLIAERAELRQVLSRTAILSNEKYRGVRLYLEENNLKVMANNPEQEEAEENIAVEYNGGAMEVGFNVGYLVDVLTVLNEDRVQITLADPNSSALLEEPGGGDALYVVMPMRL